The Microbacterium horticulturae genome has a window encoding:
- the uvrA gene encoding excinuclease ABC subunit UvrA, with the protein MPIVPVSSSGHPSGKLSVRGARVHNLRNVDLDIPRDSLVVFTGLSGSGKSSLAFDTIFAEGQRRYVESLSAYARQFLGQVDRPDVDFIEGLSPAVSIDQKSTNRNPRSTVGTITEIHDYMRLLWARIGVPHCPECGEVIQRQTVQQIADRLVELPERTRYQIVAPVVTQKKGEFVDLFKELSAKGYARAVVDGDLVQLSEPPALKKSYKHDIAVVVDRLVAGGDILERVTDSVETALGLADGIMQVNFVDGEGDAAWQSFSEKLACPNGHPLQLTEIEPRTFSFNAPFGACPTCSGLGTRMSVDVDLMLGDEDLSIAEGVIIPWTTQGKGLFQYYERLLSGLADDLGFSLNTPWRKLPQNVKDAVLHGDNFKVTVKWKNRYGREMRYTSGFEGVVPYIERQYMQAESDSARQRWSEYLREVPCAACDGDRLKPEVLAVTVHGRSIADASRLSLAEAQDYFTTLKLTEREAKIAAQVLREIRLRLDFLVQVGLNYLNLGRAAGSLSGGEAQRIRLATQIGSGLTGVLYVLDEPSIGLHQRDNRRLIETLETLRDLGNTLIVVEHDEETIHAADWIVDIGPRAGVDGGAVVHSGPLASLLEERESLTGDYLAGRREIPTPRKRRRIDKKRQLSVVGARENNLQNVSVDFPLGVFTAVTGVSGSGKSSLVNDILYQVLASRLNGARTVPGKHTRVTGIDHLDKVVHVDQAPIGRTPRSNPATYTGVFDRIRTLFSETPEAKARGYRPGRFSFNVKGGRCEACSGDGTIKIEMNFLPDVYVDCEVCHGKRYNRDTLAVHYKGKNIAEVLEMPISEAAVFFEPIQAIHRYLQTLVDVGLGYVRLGQSATTLSGGEAQRVKLATELQRRSNGRSVYVLDEPTTGLHFEDVRRLLEVLNGLVDKGNTVIVIEHNLDVIKSADWIVDLGPEGGSGGGTIVATGTPEQVARADGSYTGAFLAEILDGTDAQQRKAG; encoded by the coding sequence GTGCCCATCGTCCCCGTCTCCAGCTCCGGCCATCCCTCCGGAAAGCTCAGTGTCCGCGGCGCGCGCGTCCACAATCTGCGCAACGTCGATCTGGACATCCCTCGCGACTCCCTCGTCGTCTTCACCGGGCTGTCCGGGTCCGGCAAGTCCAGTCTCGCGTTCGACACCATCTTCGCGGAGGGGCAGCGCCGTTACGTCGAGTCGCTCAGCGCCTATGCCCGCCAGTTCCTCGGGCAGGTCGATCGCCCCGACGTCGACTTCATCGAGGGGCTGAGTCCGGCCGTCTCGATCGACCAGAAGTCCACGAACCGCAACCCGCGGTCCACGGTCGGCACGATCACCGAGATCCACGACTACATGCGCCTGCTCTGGGCGCGCATCGGTGTGCCGCACTGCCCCGAGTGCGGTGAGGTCATCCAGCGGCAGACCGTGCAGCAGATCGCCGACCGGCTCGTCGAGCTGCCCGAGCGCACCCGCTACCAGATCGTCGCGCCCGTCGTCACCCAGAAGAAGGGCGAGTTCGTCGACCTCTTCAAAGAGCTCTCGGCGAAGGGCTACGCGCGCGCCGTCGTCGACGGCGACCTCGTGCAGCTGTCTGAGCCGCCCGCGCTGAAGAAGAGCTACAAGCACGACATCGCCGTCGTCGTCGACCGGCTCGTGGCCGGCGGCGACATCCTCGAGCGGGTCACCGACTCGGTCGAGACCGCGCTGGGCCTGGCCGACGGCATCATGCAGGTGAACTTCGTGGACGGGGAGGGGGATGCCGCGTGGCAGAGCTTCTCCGAGAAGCTCGCGTGCCCCAACGGCCACCCGCTGCAGCTGACCGAGATCGAGCCGCGGACGTTCTCGTTCAACGCGCCGTTCGGTGCCTGCCCGACGTGCTCGGGCCTGGGCACCCGCATGTCAGTGGACGTCGATCTCATGCTCGGCGACGAGGATCTCTCGATCGCCGAAGGCGTCATCATCCCGTGGACCACGCAGGGCAAGGGACTCTTCCAGTACTACGAACGACTGTTGTCGGGACTCGCCGACGACCTCGGCTTCTCACTGAACACGCCCTGGCGGAAGCTGCCTCAGAACGTCAAAGACGCGGTGCTGCACGGCGACAACTTCAAGGTCACCGTGAAGTGGAAGAACCGCTACGGCCGGGAGATGCGATACACCTCGGGTTTCGAGGGTGTCGTGCCCTACATCGAACGGCAGTACATGCAGGCCGAGTCCGACTCTGCGCGCCAGCGCTGGTCCGAGTACCTGCGCGAGGTGCCGTGCGCGGCGTGCGACGGCGACCGGCTCAAGCCCGAGGTGCTCGCCGTCACCGTCCACGGGCGGTCGATCGCGGACGCCTCGCGGCTGAGTCTGGCCGAGGCGCAGGACTACTTCACGACGCTGAAGCTGACCGAGCGCGAGGCCAAGATCGCCGCGCAGGTCCTTCGGGAGATCCGGCTGCGGCTCGACTTCCTCGTGCAGGTGGGGTTGAACTACCTCAACCTGGGCCGCGCGGCGGGGTCGCTGTCGGGCGGCGAGGCCCAGCGCATCCGGCTGGCGACCCAGATCGGGTCGGGGCTCACGGGGGTGCTCTACGTGCTTGACGAGCCGTCGATCGGTCTGCACCAGCGTGACAACCGCCGCCTGATCGAGACGCTCGAGACGCTGCGCGACCTCGGCAACACTCTCATCGTCGTCGAGCACGACGAGGAGACGATCCACGCCGCCGACTGGATCGTCGACATCGGCCCGCGCGCCGGCGTCGACGGTGGGGCCGTCGTGCACTCCGGTCCGCTGGCGTCCCTGCTGGAGGAGCGGGAGTCGCTCACGGGCGACTACCTCGCCGGCCGGCGAGAGATCCCGACACCGCGCAAACGCCGCCGTATCGACAAGAAGCGGCAGCTGTCGGTGGTGGGCGCGCGCGAGAACAACCTGCAGAACGTGAGCGTCGACTTCCCGCTCGGTGTGTTCACGGCCGTGACGGGTGTCAGCGGCTCGGGCAAGTCGTCGCTGGTCAACGACATCCTCTACCAGGTGCTGGCCTCCCGCCTGAACGGCGCCCGCACCGTCCCCGGCAAGCACACCCGGGTCACCGGCATCGACCACCTCGACAAGGTCGTTCACGTCGACCAGGCGCCGATCGGCCGCACGCCGCGCTCGAACCCGGCGACCTACACCGGCGTGTTCGACCGCATCCGCACGCTGTTCAGCGAGACGCCCGAGGCGAAGGCCCGTGGCTACCGGCCGGGGCGCTTCAGTTTCAACGTCAAGGGCGGCCGCTGCGAGGCCTGCTCCGGCGACGGCACGATCAAGATCGAGATGAACTTCCTGCCCGACGTGTACGTCGACTGCGAGGTGTGCCACGGCAAGCGGTACAACCGTGACACCCTCGCCGTGCACTACAAGGGCAAGAACATCGCCGAGGTGCTCGAGATGCCGATCAGCGAGGCGGCGGTGTTCTTCGAGCCGATCCAGGCGATCCACCGGTACCTGCAGACGCTCGTCGACGTGGGGCTCGGCTATGTGCGCCTCGGCCAGTCGGCCACGACGCTGTCGGGCGGCGAGGCGCAGCGTGTGAAGCTCGCGACCGAACTGCAGCGACGCTCCAACGGCCGCTCGGTCTACGTGCTCGACGAGCCCACGACGGGGCTGCATTTCGAAGATGTGCGGCGCCTGCTCGAGGTGCTGAACGGGCTGGTCGACAAGGGCAACACCGTGATCGTCATCGAGCACAACCTCGATGTCATCAAGTCGGCCGACTGGATCGTCGACCTCGGGCCCGAGGGGGGCTCCGGCGGCGGCACTATCGTCGCCACGGGCACTCCCGAACAGGTCGCGCGCGCCGATGGCTCGTACACCGGCGCGTTCCTGGCGGAGATCTTGGACGGGACGGACGCACAGCAGCGCAAGGCGGGCTGA
- a CDS encoding catalase, whose product MTDDISVPGAPASRPAPFDEPTTPEGPLPPKADQSGPEPRTPTGARSADTPPAVAQQGEYLTSAQGARLRQTDRSLKAGPRGPVLLQDHHLREKITHFDHERIPERAVHARGAAAHGTFTANGAAESVTCAGFLRAGVTTPVFVRFSTVLGSRGSADTVRDTRGFATKFYTEEGVYDLVGNNIPVFFIQDAIKFPDVVHAAKPHPDREIPQAQSAHDTFWDFVSLHTEAQAHTIWNMSDRGIPRSFRMMQGFGVHTFRLINAQGETVLVKFHWRPKIGTHGQLWEEAQLSAGKDPDYHRRDLADAIESGAYPQWDLALQVMPDSPDETFAGIDLLDPTKFVPEELAPLHVVGTMTLDRNPVNYFAETEQVAFHPGHLVPGIDVTNDPLLQGRLFSYIDTQITRLGGPNFAQLPINRPHADVNDMLRDGMHQSAVHGGVAPYHPNSLDGGCPFQAGADVGAFIDVPAVVAESVKERTQSASFEDHFSQVRLFYRSLTPIEQQHISAAYAFELGKCYEEAVKRRQLVALANVDAGLCATVAASLGLDAPAPTLEPADVEPSPALRMVGETWPIDGRTVGIVADDATDVSELATVRDAVHAAGAVPLVIAPHGGMLGEVPVQRTTHTAASIEFDAVVALADDPSAETTRVFEEAFRHGKALGATSAGAGVLDRAHITRDAPGVVVADADAAVDALLRLLGAHRVWERLLAG is encoded by the coding sequence ATGACCGACGACATCTCTGTGCCCGGAGCGCCCGCTTCGCGTCCCGCTCCCTTCGACGAGCCGACCACACCGGAGGGACCGCTGCCGCCCAAGGCCGACCAATCCGGCCCCGAGCCGCGCACTCCGACGGGGGCCCGATCCGCCGACACTCCGCCCGCTGTGGCGCAGCAGGGCGAATACCTCACGAGCGCGCAGGGTGCCCGGCTGCGCCAGACCGACCGCTCACTCAAGGCCGGCCCCCGCGGCCCGGTGCTGCTGCAGGACCACCACCTCCGCGAGAAGATCACGCACTTCGACCACGAGCGCATCCCCGAGCGCGCGGTGCATGCGCGCGGTGCGGCTGCGCACGGGACCTTCACCGCGAACGGCGCGGCCGAATCGGTCACCTGTGCCGGGTTCCTGCGTGCGGGGGTGACCACCCCGGTGTTCGTGCGGTTCTCCACGGTGCTCGGTTCGCGCGGCTCAGCCGACACGGTCCGCGACACCCGCGGCTTCGCGACGAAGTTCTACACCGAGGAGGGCGTGTACGACCTCGTCGGCAACAACATCCCGGTGTTCTTCATCCAGGACGCGATCAAGTTCCCCGACGTCGTCCACGCCGCCAAGCCGCACCCCGACCGGGAGATTCCCCAGGCCCAGTCCGCCCACGACACGTTCTGGGACTTCGTCTCGCTGCACACCGAGGCGCAGGCGCACACCATCTGGAACATGTCCGACCGCGGCATCCCCCGTTCCTTCCGGATGATGCAGGGCTTCGGCGTGCACACCTTCCGACTGATCAACGCGCAGGGCGAGACGGTGCTGGTCAAGTTCCATTGGCGGCCGAAGATCGGCACACACGGCCAGCTCTGGGAGGAAGCGCAGCTCAGCGCCGGCAAAGACCCCGACTACCACCGCCGCGACCTCGCCGACGCCATCGAGTCGGGCGCGTATCCGCAGTGGGACCTCGCGCTGCAGGTGATGCCCGACAGCCCCGACGAGACGTTCGCGGGCATCGACCTGCTCGATCCGACGAAGTTCGTCCCCGAAGAGCTGGCACCGCTCCACGTCGTGGGCACGATGACCCTCGACCGCAACCCTGTCAACTACTTCGCAGAGACCGAGCAGGTGGCGTTCCACCCCGGTCACCTTGTGCCGGGCATCGACGTCACGAACGACCCGTTGCTGCAGGGACGGCTCTTCTCGTACATCGACACCCAGATCACCCGCCTGGGCGGTCCCAACTTCGCCCAGCTGCCCATCAACCGCCCCCACGCAGACGTGAATGACATGCTGCGCGACGGCATGCATCAGTCCGCCGTGCACGGCGGTGTCGCGCCGTACCATCCCAACTCGCTCGACGGCGGCTGCCCGTTCCAGGCGGGTGCCGATGTGGGCGCGTTCATCGACGTGCCGGCCGTGGTCGCCGAGTCCGTGAAGGAGCGCACGCAGTCCGCGAGCTTCGAGGACCACTTCTCTCAGGTGCGGCTCTTCTACCGCTCGCTGACGCCGATCGAGCAGCAGCACATCTCCGCCGCCTACGCCTTCGAGCTCGGCAAGTGCTACGAAGAAGCCGTCAAGCGACGCCAGCTCGTTGCGCTCGCCAACGTGGATGCCGGGCTGTGCGCCACGGTAGCCGCATCGCTCGGGCTGGACGCCCCCGCGCCCACCCTCGAGCCGGCCGATGTCGAACCGAGCCCCGCGTTGCGCATGGTCGGCGAGACCTGGCCGATCGACGGACGAACGGTGGGGATCGTCGCCGACGACGCCACCGACGTTTCCGAGCTCGCCACCGTTCGCGACGCGGTCCACGCGGCCGGCGCCGTGCCGCTGGTGATAGCCCCGCACGGGGGCATGCTCGGCGAAGTCCCGGTGCAGCGGACGACGCACACCGCGGCCAGCATCGAGTTCGATGCGGTGGTGGCCCTCGCCGATGATCCGTCTGCGGAGACGACCCGCGTGTTCGAAGAGGCGTTCCGGCACGGCAAGGCCCTCGGCGCCACCTCCGCCGGCGCCGGCGTGCTGGACCGCGCGCACATCACGCGCGACGCCCCGGGCGTGGTGGTCGCCGATGCGGACGCCGCCGTCGACGCGCTGCTGCGGTTGCTGGGCGCGCACCGGGTGTGGGAGCGGCTCCTGGCGGGGTAG